A single Fusobacterium hominis DNA region contains:
- a CDS encoding glycosyltransferase, with protein sequence MKISVIIPVYNRMEHLRALFICLINQKRKPDEVIIADDGSSQKIYDFIGDLFDKCNFTIKHVYQVDKGFRKTRSINNAVRISSGELLIFCDQDLIFGDDYIDTIYKNIKENIFLMGRAYCLSEDKKNYILEKLEYENYDNIVKDIIPAEYKMTIDKMLKRDKLRRILYEIGINKRGIKLVGMSVAILKKSFIKVNGYDELYIGWGNEDDDLGNRLHAAGIKGKELKTAKLQMHLWHYSDPTKKGKQNEDYYNKRKNEIFNEKKFYCEFGLNKTKDDDNVIVSVVSKND encoded by the coding sequence ATGAAAATTTCAGTTATTATACCTGTTTATAATAGAATGGAGCATTTAAGAGCTTTATTTATTTGCTTAATAAACCAAAAAAGAAAACCGGATGAAGTGATAATTGCTGATGATGGTTCAAGTCAGAAAATATATGATTTTATTGGAGATTTGTTTGATAAATGTAATTTTACAATAAAGCATGTTTATCAGGTAGATAAAGGATTTAGAAAAACGAGATCTATAAATAATGCGGTAAGAATAAGTTCTGGGGAACTATTAATATTTTGTGATCAAGATCTTATTTTTGGAGATGATTATATAGATACAATTTATAAAAATATCAAAGAAAATATATTTTTAATGGGACGTGCTTATTGCTTAAGTGAGGATAAAAAAAATTATATTCTAGAAAAATTGGAATATGAAAATTATGATAATATTGTAAAAGATATTATTCCTGCTGAATATAAAATGACAATTGATAAAATGCTAAAAAGAGATAAATTACGTAGAATTTTATATGAGATAGGAATAAATAAAAGAGGAATTAAATTAGTTGGTATGAGTGTGGCTATTTTAAAGAAATCATTTATAAAAGTAAATGGATATGATGAATTGTATATTGGATGGGGAAATGAAGATGATGATTTAGGAAATAGACTTCATGCAGCTGGAATAAAAGGAAAAGAACTTAAGACAGCAAAGCTGCAAATGCATTTATGGCATTACTCTGATCCTACTAAAAAAGGAAAGCAAAACGAAGATTATTATAATAAAAGAAAAAATGAAATTTTTAATGAAAAAAAATTTTATTGTGAGTTTGGACTGAATAAAACAAAAGATGATGATAATGTTATAGTTTCAGTGGTGAGTAAAAATGACTAA